The following coding sequences are from one Salvia hispanica cultivar TCC Black 2014 chromosome 3, UniMelb_Shisp_WGS_1.0, whole genome shotgun sequence window:
- the LOC125215073 gene encoding putative late blight resistance protein homolog R1B-14 has product MAYAVVDSLAQTIHRLLSQDEPYPISDDGKQAIESLSQKIALLRGFLEGSKEEEAMSLETRIRDAANRAEDVMEHLMYEHLMRSKAVVECTDIILYDLGELKNAMKEINSIAQEVEIVQQGDRPAAQSTSFQSPTPVIDTVTVGLEEHIKKIRGLLCRGTLARQIIPITGMGGIGKTTLARAVYHDDEISNKFPIRAWINVSQDYKAENIFGELLYSLEKQVEQGFVNVGDTVEDKLHRILTLKKYLIVLDDLWSAKAWLDITKGFGDPNKRDGSRIIITTRIEEVVNSTHRRHAMYSYTLPLLLDHQSWCLLKQKVFPCHKECPSELEKIGKDIAKGCKGLPLAIVVVAAKLSQRNQTKSSWKEVAQNIRSFIVEDAEFQKRMLLSYIHLPRYLRPCFLYMCGFPEAYEIRVSMLIKLWMAEGFVEDQVEAEKDLIELERQNLIFVKAIKSNGKIKSYTVHGLLRDLCNIQAIDENYERRLSNSHLDLREVARAYASTLRSVISFRPNQSSLRGLRKFKLLRVLDVVDTDAYPLPASVFDLFHLRYLAFGCPMEVPSAISKLHNLRSLIIRPSKRLRRFSMDEVYLPLEIWMLPLLTHLVSFFDLLPDPEEAASSSTPKKLISLSVVKKLICTEEMMKMICNVQKLAITYFGDIYQEDYQLHNLVLMSQLEKLALVVKKDSHFHLKAKPVFPKTLKKLKLSGWRFPWEDMKAIAALPHLQVLKLKDHAFEGHTWDTFEESDEEDGEERFVSLEYLLIEECDLKNWFTDKHQFLSLERLVLKRCAELDEIPNDIGHILTLQMIEIDGANPSLLECVQEIQKEQMEEHGRVLNVRLL; this is encoded by the coding sequence ATGGCCTATGCTGTTGTTGATTCACTCGCCCAAACAATACATCGACTCCTTAGTCAAGATGAACCGTATCCTATTTCTGATGATGGGAAGCAAGCGATCGAATCGCTTAGCCAAAAAATAGCTCTCCTCCGAGGCTTCCTCGAGGGCTCTAAAGAGGAAGAAGCCATGAGCTTGGAAACTCGAATCAGGGATGCCGCAAATCGAGCTGAAGATGTCATGGAGCACTTGATGTACGAGCATCTCATGAGATCCAAGGCAGTTGTTGAATGCACAGATATTATTCTGTATGATTTAGGTGAGCTGAAAAATGCGATGAAGGAGATCAACTCCATTGCTCAAGAGGTGGAAATAGTGCAGCAAGGTGACCGTCCAGCAGCGCAGTCCACATCATTCCAGAGTCCCACACCCGTTATAGATACTGTGACGGTTGGTCTGGAGGAGCATATCAAGAAAATAAGAGGTCTGCTCTGCAGAGGAACACTTGCACGCCAGATCATCCCAATcacggggatgggcggtattGGGAAGACTACTCTTGCCAGAGCTGTTTATCACGATGATgaaatttccaacaaatttcCGATTCGTGCCTGGATTAATGTGTCACAGGATTATAAAgccgaaaatatttttggagaGCTCCTATATTCCCTGGAGAAACAAGTCGAACAAGGATTTGTCAACGTTGGTGACACAGTGGAAGACAAATTACACAGAATCTTGACGTTGAAGAAGTACTTGATAGTGTTGGATGATCTATGGAGTGCAAAGGCTTGGCTAGACATAACGAAGGGATTTGGAGACCCAAACAAGCGTGATGGGAGTCGGATTATCATAACCACAAGGATTGAGGAAGTGGTTAATTCTACCCACCGTCGCCATGCCATGTATTCTTACACTCTGCCTCTCTTGTTAGACCATCAAAGTTGGTGTCTGCTCAAGCAAAAGGTGTTTCCTTGTCACAAAGAATGTCCATCGGAGTTGGAGAAGATTGGAAAGGATATTGCAAAAGGTTGTAAGGGGCTTCCCCTTGCAATTGTTGTAGTTGCAGCTAAATTGTCTCAAAGAAACCAGACTAAATCCTCATGGAAAGAAGTTGCTCAAAACATACGTTCATTTATCGTGGAAGATGCAGAGTTCCAGAAGAGAATGTTATTGAGCTATATTCACTTGCCTCGTTATTTGAGGCCTTGTTTCTTGTACATGTGTGGCTTCCCTGAAGCTTACGAAATTCGAGTCTCCATGCTTATCAAGTTATGGATGGCTGAAGGATTTGTGGAAGATCAAGTGGAGGCTGAAAAAGATTTGATTGAGCTTGAGAGGCAAAACCTGATTTTCGTTAAGGCCATCAAGTCCAATGGCAAAATCAAAAGTTACACTGTCCATGGTTTGCTACGTGACTTGTGCAATATTCAGGCGATAGATGAGAATTATGAGCGGCGACTCAGTAATTCTCATCTTGATCTGAGGGAGGTTGCAAGAGCGTATGCCTCAACGCTGCGTTCTGTTATAAGCTTCCGACCTAATCAAAGCTCATTACGCGGTCTGCGCAAGTTCAAATTGCTGAGGGTGTTGGATGTGGTGGATACGGATGCCTACCCACTCCCTGCTTCAGTGTTCGACCTCTTTCACTTGAGGTACCTCGCTTTCGGATGTCCAATGGAGGTTCCATCAGCCATATCAAAACTTCATAATCTCCGATCTTTGATTATTCGTCCGAGCAAGAGATTGAGGCGCTTCTCAATGGATGAGGTATATCTACCGTTGGAGATCTGGATGTTGCCACTTTTGACTCATCTTGTATCCTTTTTCGATCTCTTGCCAGATCCAGAAGAAGcagcttcttcttctactcCGAAGAAGCTGATCTCTCTTTCTGTGGTGAAGAAGCTGATATGTACAGAAGAGATGATGAAAATGATTTGCAATGTGCAAAAGCTAGCAATCACTTATTTTGGAGACATATATCAAGAAGACTATCAGCTCCACAATCTCGTTCTTATGTCTCAACTTGAGAAGCTGGCACTAGTTGTGAAGAAAGATTctcattttcatctaaaagcTAAGCCTGTTTTTCCAAAGACACTGAAAAAGTTAAAGTTGAGTGGTTGGCGATTTCCATGGGAAGATATGAAGGCTATTGCAGCTTTGCCCCATCTTCAAGTGCTCAAATTGAAAGATCATGCATTTGAAGGCCATACATGGGACACTTTTGAAGAGAGTGATGAGGAGGATGGAGAAGAACGTTTTGTTAGTCTGGAATATTTGCTAATTGAGGAatgtgatttaaaaaattggtttaCTGACAAACACCAGTTCCTATCACTGGAGCGCCTAGTGCTCAAACGTTGTGCTGAACTAGATGAGATTCCAAATGATATTGGGCACATATTAACACTTCAAATGATTGAGATCGATGGTGCAAACCCGTCTCTTCTCGAGTGTGTCCAAGAGATCCAGAAGGAACAGATGGAAGAGCATGGTCGAGTCCTTAACGTTCGACTGCTGTAA
- the LOC125215074 gene encoding putative late blight resistance protein homolog R1B-16 isoform X1: MECADKADAEGDSRCHLRCRRYHWAYMAKNKVSGRNSRFYTKLLSKHQSELNLHSIRQKVEAISGRVQHLRNEINITTNEENEKEILISSRVQQLMKEINLTTNEEHEKETLLPKPRPPRKDKNVVGFADVTERLISRLTREADGLDVISLTGMFGLGKTTLAWKIYNDPEIMLKFPTRIWLTVSAKFIEKDIFLRILGHLTTLDTDMRAKDGEELAEIVSKNLQMGTFLLVMDDVWSVHAWEQLKKALPLQENKSKVLITSREETVGRTASKPRPFVPLRPFEPEESWELFRLEALGKLECPPQLVRVGQKIAYDCDGLPLAIVVIGGILYELSKSNSNLIMTKRIWIKVSEDVNSYLSEKDPQKRITKFISLSYESLPHYLRPCFLYLGLFPEDYEISASKLIRLWIGEGFIQQKDARIPLEEVGQNYLEDLISKNLVKTIKFRADGNVKTFQIHDTLRDFCRTEAAIENFLQEIRLNEKGECEPQISERCRRLSIHSDCKLYFSSKSLTPRARSFVCFSKEPDDDLSAKDITNFIKAFKFLRVFEVQALTLKDIDSDIYNLIHMRYIALSITLDMLSPHFDKMCNMQTLIINTTSPTLNVKANIWNMKHLRYFKTNASATFDSVRKMRYLRKLKLVNDNAQETERLNCLPKVDQFPSGLTRLTLCSTSLKWEEISILTSLQKLEVLKLKNQAFTGIAWELEDEVEGFPSLQFLFIEETDLAFWEAKSHHFPKLRSLVLKHCYKLRVIPVDLAKLQSFKMLDLTVCVDAIDAARNIAAEKEMIFGIGSEFMLSIFPPPLPPPRI, translated from the exons ATGGAATGCGCGGATAAAGCTGATGCGGAAGGAGATTCACGATGTCATTTACGATGTCGAAGATATCATTGGGCATACATGGCAAAGAACAAAGTGTCAGGGCGGAATAGTCGTTTCTACACAAAATTGCTGAGTAAGCACCAAAGCGAGCTCAATCTCCACAGCATTAGGCAGAAGGTGGAGGCTATCAGCGGCCGAGTCCAACACTTGAGGAATGAAATCAACATCACCACCAATgaggaaaatgaaaaggaaataCTCATCAGCAGCCGAGTCCAACAGTTGATGAAAGAAATCAACCTCACCACCAATGAGGAACACGAAAAGGAAACACTCCTTCCTAAG CCTCGACCACCAAGAAAGGACAAGAATGTGGTGGGCTTTGCAGATGTGACCGAACGCCTCATAAGCCGTCTGACTCGAGAAGCCGACGGTCTTGATGTCATTTCTCTAACTGGTATGTTTGGGCTAGGCAAGACGACACTGGCATGGAAGATTTATAATGATCCTGAAATCATGTTAAAGTTCCCGACCCGCATATGGCTTACTGTTTCTGCAAAGTTCATTGAGAAAGATATCTTTTTACGCATCCTCGGCCATTTAACTACTCTAGACACCGACATGCGCGCCAAAGATGGAGAGGAACTAGCTGAAATTGTATCCAAAAATCTCCAGATGGGCACTTTCCTACTAGTGATGGATGATGTATGGAGCGTACATGCTTGGGAACAACTTAAAAAGGCTCTCCCGttacaagaaaacaaaagtaaagTCTTGATCACCAGTCGTGAAGAGACTGTGGGAAGGACTGCTAGTAAGCCAAGACCTTTCGTGCCATTGCGTCCCTTTGAGCCAGAAGAAAGCTGGGAGCTGTTTCGGTTGGAGGCTCTGGGCAAGCTCGAATGCCCTCCTCAACTGGTAAGAGTCGGGCAAAAAATTGCATACGATTGTGATGGACTGCCACTTGCAATAGTCGTCATAGGAGGCATCCTTTACGagttatcaaaatcaaatagtaATTTGATTATGACTAAAAGGATCTGGATTAAAGTGTCGGAAGATGTGAATTCATATCTCAGTGAGAAGGACCCGCAAAAACGCATTACAAAATTCATATCTTTGAGTTATGAGAGTCTACCTCACTATCTGCGACCTTGCTTTCTCTATCTGGGGTTGTTCCCAGAAGACTATGAGATTTCAGCTTCAAAATTGATCCGCCTGTGGATTGGAGAAGGGTTCATACAACAGAAGGATGCACGTATTCCGTTGGAGGAGGTTGGACAAAATTATTTGGAGGATCTCATTAGTAAGAACTTAGTCAAAACTATCAAGTTTAGAGCTGATGGTAATGTTAAAACATTCCAGATTCATGATACCTTGCGTGATTTCTGCCGCACAGAAGCTGCAATTGAAAACTTTCTCCAAGAGATCAGACTCAACGAAAAAGGAGAGTGTGAGCCTCAAATCTCTGAGAGGTGCCGCCGTCTTTCTATTCATTCCGATTGCAAGCTATATTTCTCATCAAAATCTCTAACTCCTCGTGCCCGCtcatttgtttgtttctcCAAGGAGCCCGATGATGACCTGTCTGCGAAAGACATCACAAACTTCATTAAAGCCTTTAAGTTTCTCAGAGTTTTTGAGGTTCAAGCCTTGACATTGAAGGATATTGATTCTGACATCTACAATTTGATCCATATGAGGTACATTGCCTTGTCCATCACCTTGGATATGCTTTCTCCACATTTCGACAAGATGTGCAACATGCAAACTCTTATCATCAACACCACTTCTCCTACCCTTAATGTTAAAGCCAACATATGGAATATGAAGCACTTGAGGTATTTCAAGACAAATGCCTCTGCAACATTTGATAGTGTGAGGAAGATGAGATATCTGCGAAAGCTGAAGCTAGTAAACGACAATGCACAAGAAACGGAGCGACTGAATTGCCTACCAAAAGTTGATCAATTCCCATCTGGACTTACACGCCTCACACTGTGCTCGACTTCCCTCAAATGGGAAGAAATCTCTATTCTCACATCGCTCCAGAAGCTTGAGGTGCTCAAGCTAAAAAATCAAGCATTTACCGGGATCGCCTGGGAGTTAGAAGATGAGGTTGAAGGTTTTCCATCGCTTCAATTCCTGTTCATTGAAGAGACAGATTTAGCTTTCTGGGAGGCTAAATCTCATCACTTCCCCAAGCTTAGAAGCCTTGTGCTCAAGCACTGTTACAAACTTCGTGTAATTCCAGTTGATCTGGCTAAATTACAGAGCTTCAAGATGTTGGATTTGACTGTATGCGTAGATGCAATTGACGCTGCCAGGAATATTGCTGCTGAAAAGGAAATGATATTTGGCATAGGCTCTGAATTCATGCTCTCCATctttcctcctcctcttcctcctcctcgtaTATGA
- the LOC125215074 gene encoding putative late blight resistance protein homolog R1B-16 isoform X2, which produces MECADKADAEGDSRCHLRCRRYHWAYMAKNKVSGRNSRFYTKLLSKHQSELNLHSIRQKVEAISGRVQHLRNEINITTNEENEKEILISSRVQQLMKEINLTTNEEHEKETLLPKPRPPRKDKNVVGFADVTERLISRLTREADGLDVISLTGMFGLGKTTLAWKIYNDPEIMLKFPTRIWLTVSAKFIEKDIFLRILGHLTTLDTDMRAKDGEELAEIVSKNLQMGTFLLVMDDVWSVHAWEQLKKALPLQENKSKVLITSREETVGRTASKPRPFVPLRPFEPEESWELFRLEALGKLECPPQLVRVGQKIAYDCDGLPLAIVVIGGILYELSKSNSNLIMTKRIWIKVSEDVNSYLSEKDPQKRITKFISLSYESLPHYLRPCFLYLGLFPEDYEISASKLIRLWIGEGFIQQKDARIPLEEIHDTLRDFCRTEAAIENFLQEIRLNEKGECEPQISERCRRLSIHSDCKLYFSSKSLTPRARSFVCFSKEPDDDLSAKDITNFIKAFKFLRVFEVQALTLKDIDSDIYNLIHMRYIALSITLDMLSPHFDKMCNMQTLIINTTSPTLNVKANIWNMKHLRYFKTNASATFDSVRKMRYLRKLKLVNDNAQETERLNCLPKVDQFPSGLTRLTLCSTSLKWEEISILTSLQKLEVLKLKNQAFTGIAWELEDEVEGFPSLQFLFIEETDLAFWEAKSHHFPKLRSLVLKHCYKLRVIPVDLAKLQSFKMLDLTVCVDAIDAARNIAAEKEMIFGIGSEFMLSIFPPPLPPPRI; this is translated from the exons ATGGAATGCGCGGATAAAGCTGATGCGGAAGGAGATTCACGATGTCATTTACGATGTCGAAGATATCATTGGGCATACATGGCAAAGAACAAAGTGTCAGGGCGGAATAGTCGTTTCTACACAAAATTGCTGAGTAAGCACCAAAGCGAGCTCAATCTCCACAGCATTAGGCAGAAGGTGGAGGCTATCAGCGGCCGAGTCCAACACTTGAGGAATGAAATCAACATCACCACCAATgaggaaaatgaaaaggaaataCTCATCAGCAGCCGAGTCCAACAGTTGATGAAAGAAATCAACCTCACCACCAATGAGGAACACGAAAAGGAAACACTCCTTCCTAAG CCTCGACCACCAAGAAAGGACAAGAATGTGGTGGGCTTTGCAGATGTGACCGAACGCCTCATAAGCCGTCTGACTCGAGAAGCCGACGGTCTTGATGTCATTTCTCTAACTGGTATGTTTGGGCTAGGCAAGACGACACTGGCATGGAAGATTTATAATGATCCTGAAATCATGTTAAAGTTCCCGACCCGCATATGGCTTACTGTTTCTGCAAAGTTCATTGAGAAAGATATCTTTTTACGCATCCTCGGCCATTTAACTACTCTAGACACCGACATGCGCGCCAAAGATGGAGAGGAACTAGCTGAAATTGTATCCAAAAATCTCCAGATGGGCACTTTCCTACTAGTGATGGATGATGTATGGAGCGTACATGCTTGGGAACAACTTAAAAAGGCTCTCCCGttacaagaaaacaaaagtaaagTCTTGATCACCAGTCGTGAAGAGACTGTGGGAAGGACTGCTAGTAAGCCAAGACCTTTCGTGCCATTGCGTCCCTTTGAGCCAGAAGAAAGCTGGGAGCTGTTTCGGTTGGAGGCTCTGGGCAAGCTCGAATGCCCTCCTCAACTGGTAAGAGTCGGGCAAAAAATTGCATACGATTGTGATGGACTGCCACTTGCAATAGTCGTCATAGGAGGCATCCTTTACGagttatcaaaatcaaatagtaATTTGATTATGACTAAAAGGATCTGGATTAAAGTGTCGGAAGATGTGAATTCATATCTCAGTGAGAAGGACCCGCAAAAACGCATTACAAAATTCATATCTTTGAGTTATGAGAGTCTACCTCACTATCTGCGACCTTGCTTTCTCTATCTGGGGTTGTTCCCAGAAGACTATGAGATTTCAGCTTCAAAATTGATCCGCCTGTGGATTGGAGAAGGGTTCATACAACAGAAGGATGCACGTATTCCGTTGGAGGAG ATTCATGATACCTTGCGTGATTTCTGCCGCACAGAAGCTGCAATTGAAAACTTTCTCCAAGAGATCAGACTCAACGAAAAAGGAGAGTGTGAGCCTCAAATCTCTGAGAGGTGCCGCCGTCTTTCTATTCATTCCGATTGCAAGCTATATTTCTCATCAAAATCTCTAACTCCTCGTGCCCGCtcatttgtttgtttctcCAAGGAGCCCGATGATGACCTGTCTGCGAAAGACATCACAAACTTCATTAAAGCCTTTAAGTTTCTCAGAGTTTTTGAGGTTCAAGCCTTGACATTGAAGGATATTGATTCTGACATCTACAATTTGATCCATATGAGGTACATTGCCTTGTCCATCACCTTGGATATGCTTTCTCCACATTTCGACAAGATGTGCAACATGCAAACTCTTATCATCAACACCACTTCTCCTACCCTTAATGTTAAAGCCAACATATGGAATATGAAGCACTTGAGGTATTTCAAGACAAATGCCTCTGCAACATTTGATAGTGTGAGGAAGATGAGATATCTGCGAAAGCTGAAGCTAGTAAACGACAATGCACAAGAAACGGAGCGACTGAATTGCCTACCAAAAGTTGATCAATTCCCATCTGGACTTACACGCCTCACACTGTGCTCGACTTCCCTCAAATGGGAAGAAATCTCTATTCTCACATCGCTCCAGAAGCTTGAGGTGCTCAAGCTAAAAAATCAAGCATTTACCGGGATCGCCTGGGAGTTAGAAGATGAGGTTGAAGGTTTTCCATCGCTTCAATTCCTGTTCATTGAAGAGACAGATTTAGCTTTCTGGGAGGCTAAATCTCATCACTTCCCCAAGCTTAGAAGCCTTGTGCTCAAGCACTGTTACAAACTTCGTGTAATTCCAGTTGATCTGGCTAAATTACAGAGCTTCAAGATGTTGGATTTGACTGTATGCGTAGATGCAATTGACGCTGCCAGGAATATTGCTGCTGAAAAGGAAATGATATTTGGCATAGGCTCTGAATTCATGCTCTCCATctttcctcctcctcttcctcctcctcgtaTATGA
- the LOC125216378 gene encoding putative late blight resistance protein homolog R1B-14, with the protein MAYAVVDSLNHTIPRILSEDEQYPISDEGKQLIELLSKDIALLRGFLEGTKEEGMSLETRIRDAANRAEDVMEHLMYEHLRYKTVVGTDIILYDFRELKNAMEEINSIAEEVEIVQQQQQGGLPAAQSKTRLSLEIEAPIVNTVTVGLDEHVKKIRDLLCGGSSANQIIPITGMGGIGKTTLARAVYQNEEVVQTFPTRVWIVVSQNYQTENIFEMLLYSLMKQVDKRLVDDDDTMENKLHRVMTLKKFLIVVDDLWSPKAWDDLRKGFGHPRKRDGSRIIITTRIKEMVNSTHHAIYSYTLPLLDDHQSWCLLKQKVFPCHKECPSELVKIGKDIAKGCKGLPLAIVVVAAKLSQRKQTQSSWEEVAQNLRSFIVEDPLFRERMLLSYTHLPCNLRPCFLYMCGFPEDYEIRVSMLSKLFMAEGFVENEMEAEQYLIYLERQNLVFIKATKSNGKIKSYTLHGLMRDLSNIKALDENYERRLNNSHLDLREVARAYTSTMRSVISFQRNESSLRGLRKFKLLRVLDVVDTDAYALPASVFDLFHLRYLAFGCPMEVPSAISRLQKLRALIIRPSKRSRKYRYSTDEVCLPLEIWMMPLLTHLVSFFDLFPNPEGAASALKNLLTLSVVKKLICTEEMMKLICNVKKLSVTYFGDMYKEDYQLNNLVLLTQLEKLTLAVKKGSHFQIKAKPVFPETLKKLTLSGWRFPWENMKSIAALPHLQVLKLRDHAFEGNTWSTLEESDEEDEDEDYEEAEVKLFLELEYLLIEESDLENWVTNNRHFPALERLVLKGCDKLNEIPNDIRYTKLLKIIEVDRANLSLLKCIREIQKELIEYDTALEVREL; encoded by the coding sequence ATGGCTTATGCTGTTGTTGATTCACTCAACCACACGATACCTCGAATCCTGAGTGAAGATGAGCAGTATCCCATTTCTGATGAGGGAAAGCAACTGATCGAGTTGCTCAGCAAAGATATAGCTCTCCTCCGAGGCTTCCTCGAGGGTACTAAAGAGGAAGGCATGAGCTTGGAAACTCGAATCAGGGACGCTGCGAATCGAGCTGAAGATGTTATGGAGCACTTGATGTACGAGCATCTCAGATACAAAACAGTAGTTGGAACAGATATTATTCTGTATGATTTTCGTGAGCTCAAAAATGCGATGGAGGAGATTAACTCCATTGCTGAAGAGGTGGAAATagtgcagcagcagcagcaaggTGGCCTTCCAGCAGCGCAGTCCAAGACGAGATTATCGTTAGAGATAGAAGCGCCCATTGTGAATACTGTCACGGTTGGTCTGGACGAGCACGTCAAGAAAATAAGAGATCTGCTCTGTGGAGGATCATCTGCAAACCAGATCATCCCAATCACGGGGATGGGTGGTATTGGGAAGACAACGCTTGCCAGAGCTGTTTATCAGAATGAAGAAGTTGTCCAGACCTTTCCAACGCGTGTCTGGATCGTTGTGTCCCAGAATTATCAAaccgaaaatatttttgaaatgctCCTATATTCCTTGATGAAACAAGTCGACAAAAGACTTGTGGATGATGATGACACAATGGAAAACAAATTACACAGGGTCATGACGTTGAAGAAGTTCTTGATTGTGGTGGATGATCTATGGAGTCCAAAGGCTTGGGACGACTTAAGGAAGGGATTTGGCCACCCAAGAAAGCGTGACGGGAGTCGGATTATCATAACCACAAGGATCAAGGAAATGGTTAATTCTACGCACCATGCTATATATTCTTACACTCTGCCTCTCTTGGATGACCATCAAAGTTGGTGTCTGCTCAAGCAAAAAGTGTTTCCTTGTCACAAAGAATGTCCATCAGAGCTGGTGAAGATCGGAAAGGATATTGCAAAAGGTTGCAAGGGGCTGCCCCTTGCAATTGTTGTAGTTGCAGCTAAATTGTCTCAAAGAAAACAGACTCAATCCTCATGGGAGGAAGTTGCTCAAAACTTACGTTCATTTATCGTGGAAGACCCGTTGTTTCGAGAGAGAATGTTATTGAGCTATACTCACTTGCCTTGTAATTTGAGGCCTTGTTTCTTATACATGTGTGGCTTCCCTGAAGATTATGAAATTCGGGTCTCCATGCTTAGCAAGTTATTCATGGCTGAAGGTTttgtggaaaatgaaatggagGCTGaacaatatttgatttatcttgAGAGGCAAAACTTAGTTTTCATTAAGGCAACCAAGTCCAATGGCAAAATCAAAAGTTACACTCTCCATGGTTTGATGCGTGACTTGAGCAATATAAAGGCTCTAGATGAGAATTATGAGCGACGGCTCAATAATTCTCATCTTGATCTAAGGGAGGTTGCAAGGGCATACACCTCGACCATGCGCTCTGTTATAAGCTTCCAGCGTAATGAGAGCTCACTACGCGGTCTGCGCAAGTTCAAATTGCTGAGGGTGTTGGATGTGGTGGATACAGATGCATATGCACTCCCGGCTTCAGTGTTCGACCTCTTTCACTTGAGGTACCTTGCTTTCGGATGTCCAATGGAGGTTCCATCAGCCATATCCAGACTTCAGAAACTTCGCGCTTTGATCATCCGTCCAAGCAAGAGATCAAGGAAATACAGATACTCAACGGATGAGGTATGCCTACCATTAGAGATCTGGATGATGCCACTTTTGACGCATCTTGTCTCCTTTTTCGATCTATTTCCAAATCCAGAAGGAGCAGCTTCTGCTCTCAAGAACCTGCTGACTCTGTCTGTGGTGAAGAAGCTGATATGCACGGAAGAgatgatgaaattaatttgtaatgTGAAAAAGCTGTCAGTCACTTATTTTGGAGACATGTATAAAGAAGACTACCAGCTCAACAATCTTGTTCTTCTGACTCAACTTGAGAAGCTGACACTTGCTGTGAAGAAAGGTtctcattttcaaataaaagcTAAGCCTGTTTTCCCAGAGACACTGAAAAAGTTAACCTTGAGTGGTTGGCGATTTCCGTGGGAGAATATGAAATCTATTGCAGCTCTGCCCCATCTTCAAGTGCTCAAATTGAGAGATCATGCCTTTGAAGGCAATACGTGGAGCACTTTAGAAGAGAGTGATGAAGAGGACGAAGATGAGGATTATGAAGAAGCTGAAGTAAAACTGTTTCTTGAACTGGAATACTTGCTGATTGAGGAATCTGATTTGGAAAATTGGGTTACAAATAATCGTCATTTCCCAGCACTGGAGCGCCTAGTGCTCAAAGGTTGTGATAAGCTGAATGAAATTCCGAATGACATTAGATACACCAAGCTTCTTAAAATCATTGAGGTTGATCGTGCAAACCTATCTCTTCTCAAGTGTATCCGAGAGATCCAAAAGGAACTAATCGAATATGACACCGCCCTTGAAGTTCGAGAATTATAA